From the genome of Streptomyces sp. NBC_01341, one region includes:
- a CDS encoding non-ribosomal peptide synthetase: MMEPHVETSPADLAEGLSTRAGIALGVHRRALRTPRADAVADGDIRLDYATLNAAAAAVAAELGRRGVTAGQAVAVALPRSWQLVCVMLGILRLGARVVPLDTQSPGERRLFILRDSAAAALVCDATESLTELPVGVRAYTVDTLLPEVPDAAATVPEPPATGDVSFLFYTSGTTGRPKGVEVRDAGIIRLARPGYIRVEPGLRYSCLANPAFDALSFEVWAPLLTGGCCVVLRDGEVQTPEGLAAALRRERVDTVFITTALFNAMVMAVPDCFAAVGEVLVGGEQLDSRVMRRWYRDNADSGTRLFNIYGPTECTTFALCHPISRDFDGDVVPIGRPLPQTGAVLVVPGQERVAAPGEVAELLLSGAGLAAGYRNLPEETERRFVRLAWLDGGEARYYRTGDLVRTDADGLVEYVGRTDRQVKVRGFRIEPGEVERRVLSHPAVGRAHVCTRRSDEAGPNELLAFVVLQQDVAYEEFERHLAAHLPAYMRPHRIHLVEELPLNANGKVDQAALLRQAGRPWRPAATDGPATTETEREVLALAEEVLGTTGLGLGDRWIASGGDSLKALRLRFAIRKRWGHDLAQAVVLHGDLAAVAQAVESTGPAGESAFPAPVVAGARSAQATSEQQRLWLLQRRAPDSRAYSVNQAFRVDGPVDIIALRRALRTLVAHHAALRTGFALGPDGLGQTVGEPYDPWHEPGTDRLWDEDAAQAFAGSFFADRFDLAVPRMLRVCWLPHEGGGTLLLHLHHIAVDGWSLSILLRDLSAGYAEATGKPATRHTAPAPTPLDYAAWQSEWFATAAYRDRRDELLAYYQALEEPQEALPDQHAEAVPRARLLHTSLDAAQRGTLDLLCAELGLTRFQVLLSVFSVSVYGVTGLVRPRIAAPVANRPVREFEDSVGMMANTVLLPVAVAPREDLRSHLARTSAAAGQVLRHHEVALADVLTGWEGVGDGTPFDLLFVLENTDFGALRLPGCFQRPLWWAASEAKCPMTVSVLEHPDGIDLLWEYAEDRFTVEAVEAMAELFRRCVDALASGGRSTPQELIAPYRRSLPAHGRGPVREPGFTTIAEGFARQVARIPDAPAVLTADGSTLSYATLDALATALASELAGSHPIPADGSACRAALYLSHSVEHVVALLALARLNVTAVPLDPSYPLEALRHVLERVDPLCVLVPADGAPVLETLLPDGVARHPVLLTTPEPHPGEALGALPAGGAHGGARPLYTLFTSGSTGVPKGVQISDRTLCDLIQWQSGPGGLTAPSATQQFSALAFDVSFQEIFGTLCTGGSLQLVRPEWRQDVPALLDRLESAGTERIFMPYVALQLLADYAVRLGRFPSRLREVVTAGEQLVCTDAIRRWFAGLPGARLFNHYGPSETHVVSALCLEGDPSRWPERPAIGRPVAGADLRVVDAQGDPVPSMCTGELLIGGSMTTRCYLGEPALDDTRFVEVPGEGLFYRSGDRAWFDSEGLLHYAGRDDQQIKLSGHRLELGAVEAALLRHPAVVNAVVVSDGAGLTACLEVGDECPSSEDLTAHLSSLLPSYVRVDRFRRLEGIPRTPSGKLDRRAALRARGEEMGRSAVVRTGLTAEEERLTVAFEEVTGATIGPDQTFFDAGASSLTLMRFHLRCTTALGMRFDVADLFEHVTVRSLARRLSTGVLPGTRTPAAPAGPRAGTPEPGEPIAVVGMAVRVPGAPDLAAFWDLVVSGGTGIRRVDAPEGVIGAHSTLDGMLDFDPGHFGISPQEARLMDPQQRHLLMACVQALAHAGIADTAAARVGLVAGAGENTYFQTLLREADPGRLPDGFQLALHHEKDFLATKVAYHLGLTGPAFSAQTACSSSLVAVHLAAGMLRQGDADVMLAGGVLVDPGLSGGYRYRPQHIFSADGDCRPFSDDATGTIGASGVGVVVLKPLRRARRDGDTVYAVITGSAINNDGAEKMSYTAPSLAGQREVIRTALARAGRTGADLGYVEAHGTGTRLGDPIEVSALRQAFDVDESGRCALSSVKSQLGHMGAAAGVVGLVRAVLAVHHDTVPPNINFRAFNPEIGPDPTPFFVPTRSAPWPGGRERVAAVSSFGIGGTNAHVVVEQDTGTGAAVTRVAPLCLCLVLSASSTESLATDATRIADYLQLRPDRFESVLRHLQSGRAARDLRVASPVTDAASAVRWLRAVAAGGIAHGAVDPDAPPVSPADRTADAVAEAWAAGAPVDWRTGPAPAPWDFPPPSFALAEYDFDRTPRTAVPDRLPRAEWLHQPHWVRLRRAAVTGTTARADRASVVVVVASESTPREALAAFQDVASRVVRVHPSDGFVRRGTDTFDADPADAASLGLLLDALSMDGTLALDDVEWVHALPLDVTGPVGPGTLRQARHACLDTSAALAQALSGRTGSPRVWWLSHGARPVVGTVRRPELALLAGPVEVGAQEAVLDGHWLDLPDHDLTRWGGQVAAVLAEALRAGRAGDTALPRQLALRQGYWWRPGTAPVGAPSGSEPPVPSGGETVHLVLGGTGGIGRAIAAWLLEHTGGRVLLLSRSPRLPAELTRWADRVGLVPADLAAMTVHEVAAAVTRHTQRVDGVFHAAGLGYGGLLVRRDASAMREAASVRETGALVLEHLIESFRPEIAVYCSSMSALLGGVGQSDYAAGASLLDAFAHHRAAETERTVRIGIDWDIWSETGMATRVQNPDSRHRAHLEVGMTVEDGKAVFGHALALQLPQLLVSTTGIEVSRAFYAPSGGDRAEPVGSRAGQEHRTDAATNSPGPDGAAERAAAMTRLIQDLLGVDELAPDDSLYDLGADSLTLITLIAQIEDDYGVEFDLASFSYRVSLTEILKHVEAAVGPAEPVAGAARGTGSRVVLDVWQEGTGSAVLCLVHPVGGDIQAYRSLVAALGPEPTVCLIADPALRDATMPAWSLAERARHYEAELRDHFGGPDRRLHLAGWSFGARVAMEMAALAESDGRPFEALHLLDPPPPRAHGLVASYDKDDLEKLFAAELGTGSASASASAGHVRAYAESLARCCRANLYSLGEHQVRPLAVTPTLLWLAERPTAGMPAPGDQEETSRQWSACLPSSAVRRSLPTDHYGIVAAPHVRTVAEAITAMLTEPATAMHRRQEPGRAR, from the coding sequence ATGATGGAACCCCACGTCGAAACGTCCCCCGCCGATCTGGCGGAGGGCCTGAGCACCCGGGCCGGGATCGCCCTCGGCGTACACCGCCGGGCCCTGCGCACACCGCGGGCGGACGCGGTCGCCGACGGCGACATACGCCTGGACTACGCGACGTTGAACGCTGCCGCGGCCGCGGTGGCCGCCGAACTGGGCCGCCGGGGCGTGACCGCAGGGCAGGCCGTCGCGGTAGCACTGCCACGCTCCTGGCAGCTGGTCTGCGTGATGCTGGGCATCCTTCGGCTGGGTGCGCGGGTGGTGCCGCTGGACACCCAGAGTCCTGGCGAACGCCGTCTTTTCATACTGCGGGATTCCGCCGCGGCCGCCCTGGTGTGCGATGCCACCGAGAGTCTCACCGAGCTTCCGGTGGGTGTGCGGGCGTACACCGTGGACACGTTGCTCCCCGAGGTCCCCGATGCTGCGGCCACCGTGCCGGAACCGCCCGCCACCGGCGATGTGTCCTTTCTGTTCTACACCTCCGGGACGACCGGGCGGCCCAAGGGCGTCGAGGTCCGCGACGCCGGGATCATCCGGCTGGCCCGCCCCGGCTACATCCGCGTCGAGCCCGGCCTGCGCTACTCGTGTCTGGCGAATCCGGCGTTCGACGCGCTGAGCTTCGAGGTCTGGGCACCCTTGCTCACCGGCGGCTGCTGCGTGGTCCTGCGTGACGGGGAGGTACAGACCCCGGAAGGCCTTGCCGCGGCACTGCGGCGCGAGCGGGTGGACACCGTCTTCATCACGACCGCGCTGTTCAACGCGATGGTCATGGCCGTGCCGGACTGCTTCGCCGCGGTCGGCGAGGTGCTGGTGGGCGGTGAGCAGCTCGACTCCCGGGTGATGCGCCGCTGGTACCGGGACAACGCTGACAGCGGCACTCGTCTGTTCAACATCTACGGCCCCACGGAGTGCACCACTTTCGCGCTGTGCCATCCGATTTCCCGGGACTTCGACGGTGACGTGGTGCCGATCGGCCGGCCCCTTCCGCAGACCGGAGCCGTCCTGGTCGTGCCGGGCCAGGAGAGGGTCGCCGCTCCCGGTGAGGTCGCCGAACTCCTGCTGAGTGGCGCAGGGCTCGCGGCCGGGTACCGCAACCTCCCCGAGGAGACCGAGCGCCGCTTCGTGCGGCTCGCGTGGCTCGACGGCGGTGAGGCGAGGTACTACCGCACCGGTGACCTCGTGCGCACCGACGCCGACGGCCTGGTGGAGTACGTCGGACGGACCGACCGTCAGGTCAAGGTCCGCGGCTTCAGGATCGAGCCCGGTGAGGTGGAGCGGCGCGTTCTCTCTCACCCGGCGGTCGGACGGGCACACGTGTGCACACGCCGTTCGGACGAGGCGGGGCCGAACGAACTGCTGGCATTCGTCGTCCTGCAACAGGATGTGGCTTACGAAGAGTTCGAGAGACACCTCGCGGCCCACCTGCCCGCCTACATGCGCCCGCACCGGATCCACCTCGTGGAGGAATTGCCGCTCAACGCCAACGGCAAGGTCGACCAGGCCGCGCTGCTGCGGCAGGCCGGCCGGCCCTGGCGACCGGCCGCCACCGACGGACCGGCGACGACGGAGACGGAGCGCGAGGTCCTCGCGCTCGCCGAGGAGGTTCTGGGGACCACCGGCCTCGGGCTCGGCGACCGGTGGATCGCCAGCGGCGGCGACTCGTTGAAGGCCCTGCGTCTCCGCTTCGCCATCCGGAAGCGGTGGGGCCACGATCTGGCGCAGGCGGTCGTCCTGCACGGCGACCTCGCCGCGGTCGCCCAGGCCGTCGAGTCGACCGGCCCGGCCGGGGAGAGCGCCTTCCCGGCGCCGGTCGTCGCCGGTGCCCGCTCGGCGCAGGCCACGAGTGAGCAGCAGCGGCTGTGGCTTCTGCAGCGCCGTGCACCGGACTCCCGGGCGTACTCCGTCAACCAGGCCTTCCGGGTTGACGGGCCCGTGGACATCATTGCCCTTCGCCGGGCCCTGCGGACTCTGGTGGCACACCATGCGGCGTTGCGAACTGGCTTCGCACTCGGGCCGGACGGCCTGGGCCAGACCGTCGGCGAACCGTACGACCCCTGGCACGAGCCGGGTACGGACCGGCTATGGGACGAGGACGCGGCACAGGCCTTCGCCGGCTCCTTCTTCGCCGACCGCTTCGATCTCGCCGTCCCCCGGATGCTCCGGGTCTGCTGGCTGCCCCATGAGGGGGGCGGAACACTTCTGCTGCACCTGCACCACATCGCCGTCGACGGCTGGTCGCTGAGTATTCTGCTGCGGGATCTGTCCGCCGGTTACGCAGAAGCCACCGGCAAACCGGCCACTCGGCACACGGCACCGGCTCCGACCCCGCTGGACTACGCCGCCTGGCAGAGCGAGTGGTTCGCGACTGCGGCCTACCGGGACCGGCGCGACGAACTCCTGGCCTACTACCAGGCTCTGGAAGAGCCACAGGAAGCGCTGCCCGACCAGCACGCGGAGGCGGTGCCACGGGCTCGGCTCCTGCACACCTCTCTCGACGCCGCCCAGCGGGGCACGCTCGATCTGCTCTGCGCCGAACTCGGGCTGACCCGCTTCCAGGTGCTGCTGAGCGTGTTCTCCGTCAGCGTGTACGGCGTCACCGGACTGGTCCGCCCGCGCATCGCCGCCCCGGTCGCCAACCGCCCGGTGCGCGAGTTCGAGGACAGCGTGGGCATGATGGCGAACACCGTGCTGCTGCCCGTGGCCGTCGCCCCCCGTGAGGACCTGCGCTCGCACCTCGCCCGCACATCGGCCGCTGCCGGTCAGGTGCTTCGTCATCACGAGGTGGCACTGGCCGACGTGCTGACCGGTTGGGAGGGGGTCGGCGACGGCACCCCCTTCGATCTGCTGTTCGTCCTGGAGAACACCGACTTCGGGGCGCTGCGGCTGCCCGGCTGCTTCCAGCGCCCCCTGTGGTGGGCCGCATCGGAGGCCAAGTGCCCGATGACGGTCTCCGTGCTCGAGCACCCGGACGGCATCGACCTGCTGTGGGAGTACGCCGAGGACCGATTCACCGTCGAGGCAGTCGAGGCGATGGCCGAGTTGTTCCGGCGGTGCGTGGACGCGCTCGCGTCCGGTGGCCGCTCCACCCCGCAGGAGCTGATCGCGCCGTACCGGCGGTCCCTGCCGGCGCACGGTCGCGGGCCGGTCCGGGAACCGGGCTTCACCACGATCGCCGAGGGCTTCGCTCGGCAGGTCGCCCGGATCCCTGACGCCCCCGCCGTCCTCACGGCGGACGGCAGCACTCTGAGCTATGCGACGCTCGATGCCCTCGCCACGGCTCTCGCCTCGGAACTGGCAGGCAGTCACCCGATTCCGGCCGACGGCAGCGCTTGCCGGGCCGCTCTGTACCTGAGCCACTCCGTCGAGCACGTGGTGGCCCTGCTGGCGCTGGCGCGGCTGAATGTCACAGCCGTCCCCCTCGACCCCTCCTATCCGCTCGAAGCGCTGCGCCACGTCCTCGAGCGTGTCGACCCCCTGTGTGTCCTGGTCCCCGCGGACGGCGCTCCGGTTCTGGAGACGCTGCTCCCCGACGGCGTGGCGCGGCATCCCGTCCTGCTGACCACCCCGGAGCCGCACCCGGGTGAGGCCCTGGGCGCACTGCCCGCCGGGGGCGCGCACGGCGGCGCCCGGCCGCTGTACACCCTGTTCACTTCCGGCTCCACCGGCGTGCCCAAGGGCGTCCAGATCTCCGACCGCACGCTGTGCGACCTGATCCAGTGGCAGTCCGGCCCCGGCGGCCTGACCGCACCGTCGGCCACCCAGCAGTTCTCGGCGCTGGCGTTCGACGTGTCCTTCCAGGAGATCTTCGGGACGCTGTGCACGGGCGGCAGCCTCCAGCTCGTACGCCCCGAGTGGCGCCAGGACGTCCCCGCGCTGCTGGATCGACTGGAGTCCGCGGGCACCGAGCGGATCTTCATGCCCTACGTGGCCCTGCAACTGCTGGCCGACTACGCGGTCCGCCTGGGCAGGTTCCCCTCCCGGCTGCGCGAGGTGGTCACGGCGGGCGAGCAGCTCGTGTGCACCGACGCCATCCGGCGCTGGTTCGCCGGACTGCCCGGCGCCCGCCTGTTCAACCACTACGGGCCGAGCGAGACGCACGTGGTCAGTGCCCTGTGTCTGGAGGGAGACCCGAGCCGCTGGCCCGAACGGCCGGCCATCGGTCGCCCGGTGGCCGGCGCCGACCTGCGCGTGGTGGACGCCCAGGGCGATCCGGTGCCGTCCATGTGCACCGGCGAGCTGCTGATCGGGGGCAGCATGACCACCCGCTGCTACCTCGGTGAACCCGCTCTCGACGACACGCGCTTCGTCGAGGTACCGGGTGAGGGCCTGTTCTACCGCAGCGGCGATCGGGCGTGGTTCGACAGCGAGGGTCTGCTGCACTACGCGGGCCGGGACGATCAGCAGATCAAGCTGAGCGGTCACCGGCTGGAGCTCGGAGCGGTCGAGGCGGCTCTGCTGCGTCATCCGGCGGTGGTCAATGCCGTCGTCGTGTCGGACGGCGCCGGGCTGACCGCCTGTCTGGAGGTCGGGGACGAGTGCCCGTCCTCCGAGGACCTGACCGCACACCTCTCGTCGCTGCTGCCCTCCTACGTCCGTGTGGACCGCTTCAGACGACTGGAGGGGATCCCGCGCACCCCGAGCGGCAAGCTGGACCGGCGGGCGGCACTTCGGGCACGGGGCGAGGAGATGGGCCGCTCAGCCGTCGTCCGCACCGGCCTCACCGCCGAGGAGGAACGGCTCACCGTCGCCTTCGAGGAGGTCACCGGTGCGACGATCGGACCGGATCAGACCTTCTTCGACGCGGGTGCCTCCAGTCTCACTCTCATGCGTTTCCATCTCCGCTGCACCACAGCGCTCGGCATGCGCTTCGACGTCGCAGATCTGTTCGAGCACGTCACCGTCCGCTCCTTGGCCCGGCGCCTCTCCACCGGCGTCCTCCCCGGCACCCGGACCCCTGCCGCGCCGGCCGGGCCCCGCGCCGGAACCCCGGAACCCGGCGAACCGATCGCGGTCGTCGGCATGGCGGTACGGGTGCCCGGCGCCCCGGACCTGGCGGCGTTCTGGGACCTGGTGGTCTCCGGCGGTACCGGCATCCGGCGCGTCGACGCCCCGGAGGGCGTCATCGGCGCACACAGCACGCTCGACGGGATGCTCGACTTCGACCCGGGCCACTTCGGCATCAGCCCCCAAGAAGCCCGCCTGATGGACCCTCAGCAACGTCACCTGCTGATGGCGTGCGTCCAGGCACTGGCACACGCCGGAATCGCGGACACCGCCGCCGCACGGGTCGGCCTGGTCGCCGGCGCCGGGGAGAACACCTACTTCCAGACCCTGCTCCGCGAAGCCGACCCCGGCCGCCTGCCCGACGGATTCCAGCTCGCGCTGCACCACGAGAAGGACTTCCTGGCCACCAAGGTCGCCTACCACCTCGGGCTGACCGGGCCCGCCTTCAGCGCCCAGACCGCGTGTTCCAGCTCCCTGGTCGCCGTGCATCTCGCGGCCGGCATGCTCCGGCAGGGCGACGCCGACGTGATGCTCGCCGGAGGGGTGCTCGTCGACCCGGGCCTCAGCGGCGGCTACCGCTACCGCCCGCAGCACATCTTCTCCGCGGACGGCGACTGCCGTCCCTTCAGCGACGACGCGACCGGGACGATCGGCGCGAGCGGTGTCGGCGTCGTGGTCCTCAAACCACTGCGGCGGGCACGCCGGGACGGCGACACCGTCTATGCGGTGATCACGGGCTCCGCGATCAACAACGACGGCGCGGAGAAGATGAGTTACACCGCACCGTCCCTGGCCGGGCAGCGCGAGGTGATACGGACCGCACTGGCCCGCGCCGGCCGTACCGGGGCCGACCTCGGCTACGTGGAGGCCCACGGCACCGGTACCCGGCTGGGAGACCCGATCGAAGTGAGCGCGCTCCGGCAGGCGTTCGACGTGGACGAGTCCGGTCGCTGCGCCCTCAGCTCCGTCAAGAGCCAGCTCGGTCACATGGGAGCGGCGGCCGGTGTGGTGGGCCTCGTGCGCGCCGTCCTCGCCGTGCACCACGACACCGTCCCGCCGAACATCAACTTCCGCGCATTCAACCCGGAGATCGGCCCCGACCCCACCCCCTTCTTCGTCCCGACCCGGTCCGCGCCGTGGCCCGGGGGACGCGAACGGGTGGCCGCGGTGAGCAGCTTCGGGATCGGCGGCACCAACGCCCATGTCGTCGTGGAGCAGGACACCGGGACCGGCGCAGCCGTGACACGTGTGGCACCCCTGTGCCTGTGCCTGGTCCTTTCCGCGTCCAGCACGGAGTCGCTGGCCACCGACGCCACCCGGATCGCCGACTACCTGCAACTGCGGCCCGATCGCTTCGAGTCGGTGCTGCGCCACCTGCAGAGCGGACGTGCGGCCCGTGACCTTCGGGTCGCGTCGCCGGTCACCGACGCTGCCTCCGCCGTGCGGTGGCTTCGCGCGGTGGCCGCGGGAGGGATCGCGCACGGTGCCGTGGATCCGGACGCCCCGCCGGTCTCCCCCGCCGACCGCACGGCTGACGCCGTCGCCGAGGCTTGGGCCGCAGGGGCTCCCGTCGACTGGCGGACGGGCCCCGCCCCGGCGCCCTGGGACTTCCCGCCCCCGTCCTTCGCACTCGCGGAGTACGACTTCGACCGCACGCCCCGGACCGCGGTACCGGACCGGCTGCCCAGGGCCGAGTGGCTGCACCAGCCGCACTGGGTCCGGCTCCGCCGTGCCGCCGTCACGGGCACGACCGCGCGGGCCGACCGCGCGTCCGTCGTGGTGGTCGTGGCCTCCGAAAGCACACCGCGGGAGGCGCTCGCGGCGTTCCAGGACGTGGCGTCACGCGTGGTGCGGGTGCACCCGTCCGACGGATTCGTCCGCAGGGGAACCGACACCTTCGACGCCGACCCGGCCGACGCGGCGTCCCTGGGCCTGCTCCTCGACGCGCTGTCCATGGACGGCACCCTGGCCCTGGACGACGTGGAATGGGTGCACGCGCTGCCCTTGGACGTGACGGGCCCGGTCGGTCCCGGCACGCTGCGGCAGGCCCGGCACGCCTGCCTGGACACCAGCGCGGCCCTGGCCCAGGCGCTGTCCGGGCGGACCGGCTCCCCGCGCGTGTGGTGGCTGTCCCACGGCGCCCGGCCCGTGGTGGGCACGGTCCGCAGGCCTGAACTGGCACTCCTGGCCGGGCCGGTCGAGGTCGGCGCCCAGGAGGCCGTTCTGGACGGCCACTGGCTGGACCTCCCCGACCACGACCTGACCCGATGGGGCGGACAGGTGGCCGCGGTCCTCGCCGAAGCACTCCGGGCCGGACGCGCCGGCGATACGGCTCTGCCCAGGCAACTCGCGCTGCGGCAGGGCTACTGGTGGCGGCCGGGCACCGCGCCGGTGGGGGCGCCGTCCGGATCGGAGCCCCCCGTGCCGTCCGGCGGGGAGACGGTCCACCTGGTACTGGGCGGCACGGGTGGCATAGGGCGCGCCATCGCCGCCTGGCTTCTGGAACACACCGGCGGCCGGGTCCTTCTGCTGTCGAGGAGTCCGCGGCTGCCGGCGGAGCTGACCCGCTGGGCCGATCGCGTCGGCCTCGTTCCGGCTGACCTGGCGGCCATGACCGTGCACGAGGTGGCGGCTGCCGTGACCCGCCACACACAGCGGGTGGACGGCGTGTTCCACGCGGCCGGCCTCGGATACGGGGGGCTGCTCGTACGACGCGACGCGAGCGCCATGCGCGAGGCCGCCTCGGTCCGGGAGACTGGCGCGCTCGTACTGGAACACCTGATCGAGTCCTTCCGGCCGGAGATCGCGGTCTACTGCTCCTCGATGTCCGCCCTGCTCGGCGGTGTCGGCCAGAGCGACTACGCGGCCGGCGCGAGCCTCCTCGACGCCTTCGCCCACCACCGCGCCGCAGAGACGGAGAGGACGGTCCGGATAGGCATCGACTGGGACATCTGGAGCGAGACCGGGATGGCGACCCGGGTCCAGAACCCGGACAGCCGCCACCGGGCCCACCTGGAAGTCGGCATGACGGTCGAGGACGGCAAGGCGGTCTTCGGCCATGCCCTGGCCCTGCAGCTGCCGCAGCTCCTCGTCTCCACGACCGGCATCGAGGTCTCCCGCGCGTTCTACGCCCCCTCAGGCGGCGACCGGGCGGAGCCGGTCGGCTCACGGGCCGGACAGGAGCACCGCACGGACGCCGCGACGAATTCACCCGGCCCGGACGGTGCGGCGGAACGAGCCGCCGCCATGACCCGCCTGATCCAGGACCTGCTGGGCGTGGACGAACTGGCCCCGGACGACTCCCTCTACGACCTCGGAGCCGACTCACTGACCCTGATCACCCTGATCGCCCAGATCGAGGACGACTACGGCGTCGAATTCGACCTGGCCTCCTTCAGCTACCGGGTCAGCCTCACCGAGATACTCAAACACGTCGAGGCGGCCGTCGGCCCCGCCGAGCCCGTCGCAGGGGCTGCAAGGGGCACCGGCTCACGTGTCGTCCTCGATGTCTGGCAGGAGGGTACGGGCTCCGCCGTCCTGTGCTTGGTGCACCCCGTGGGCGGGGACATCCAGGCCTACCGTTCGCTGGTGGCAGCCCTGGGCCCCGAACCGACCGTGTGCCTCATCGCCGATCCGGCACTCCGGGACGCCACGATGCCCGCGTGGTCACTGGCCGAACGCGCCCGTCACTACGAGGCAGAGCTGCGCGACCACTTCGGAGGCCCGGACCGCCGGCTCCACCTGGCCGGATGGTCCTTCGGCGCCCGGGTGGCCATGGAGATGGCCGCCCTGGCCGAGTCCGACGGTCGGCCGTTCGAAGCACTCCACCTGCTGGACCCGCCACCGCCGCGGGCGCACGGGCTGGTCGCGTCCTACGACAAGGACGACCTCGAGAAGCTGTTCGCCGCAGAGCTCGGCACCGGCTCGGCGTCGGCGTCGGCGTCGGCTGGGCACGTCCGGGCGTACGCCGAGAGCCTGGCCCGTTGCTGCCGGGCGAACCTGTACAGCCTGGGTGAGCACCAGGTGCGGCCGCTGGCCGTCACCCCCACCCTCCTGTGGCTGGCCGAACGGCCCACGGCGGGTATGCCCGCACCCGGCGATCAGGAGGAGACGAGCCGTCAGTGGAGTGCCTGTCTGCCCTCCTCCGCCGTGCGGCGGTCCCTGCCCACCGACCACTACGGCATCGTCGCGGCGCCGCATGTGCGCACCGTGGCCGAGGCCATCACAGCGATGCTGACGGAACCGGCCACCGCTATGCATCGCAGGCAGGAGCCGGGGCGCGCCCGGTAG